The genomic interval GGGTTGTAGTTAACCTCGGTAAGCAGGTTGATATACCTGAGAAAAGCATTATCACGGTCGGTGAATCGAAGTATGAGATTTCCGTGCTGCGTGTTGCTGCGCCATAACCAAAGCAACGTATTTATAAGAATAGGAAGGGTTGTTCCGTTAGTAGTTTTACTACTGTTGGAACGACCCTTTTTTTCTTTTTAGCTAATCGGCTATTAAAATGATGAAAATGATTAATGTCATAAAAGTGGATAAGAAAGTTGAATTTATGATAGAGACATAGGGTCTGCAATATTTTACAATATCGGTACTACAACACGAACAAGGAGCTGTTTTTCGATGAAAGGTATTAATAATCCGATAGTCCCAGGCTGGTATGCTGATCCTGAAGCGAGAACGTATGAAGGCAAGCATTGGATTTATGCGACCAGGTCCATTACGGAATATACGAAGCAATTGAATTTGGATGCGTTCAGCTCAAGCGATCTGATCCATTGGGAGAAGCATGAGAGCATTATTGAAATGTCAGACTTTCCATGGATGTGGAGAGCGGTTTGGGCACCTACGATTACCCAGAAACGAGGAAAATATTATTTGGTTTTTGCAACAAACGATATTCAAAGCAACGATGAAATCGGCGGTTTAGAGATAGCCGTATCAGACCGTCCTGAAGGACCATTCAGAGGATATTTGGGAAAACCGCTCATTGATCGATTCATTCATTCCGCTCAGCCGATTGATGCTCATTTGTTCAAGGATGATGATGGAACGATCTATTTATATTATGGCGGCTGGCGTCATTGCAATGTAGCGAAAATGAATGATGACATGACGGGGTTCATTCCACTTGAAAATGGTGAAACCTTTCTCTCCATTACGCCTGATGGTTATGTTGAAGGACCTTGTATGATAAAGAAGGATGGACTTTATTACCTCATGTGGTCGCAAGGAGACTGGGTTAACGGTTCTTATTGTGTTGCGTATGGCGTGAGTGAGAATCCATTGGGTCCATTCGAGAATAAGGGTATCGTGCTTGAGCGACAAGAGCCTATTGCGGAAGGGCCAGGAC from Paenibacillus sp. FSL K6-3182 carries:
- a CDS encoding glycoside hydrolase family 43 protein; the protein is MKGINNPIVPGWYADPEARTYEGKHWIYATRSITEYTKQLNLDAFSSSDLIHWEKHESIIEMSDFPWMWRAVWAPTITQKRGKYYLVFATNDIQSNDEIGGLEIAVSDRPEGPFRGYLGKPLIDRFIHSAQPIDAHLFKDDDGTIYLYYGGWRHCNVAKMNDDMTGFIPLENGETFLSITPDGYVEGPCMIKKDGLYYLMWSQGDWVNGSYCVAYGVSENPLGPFENKGIVLERQEPIAEGPGHHGFLHLPESDEWLIVYHRRIIGDPEAGNRMLCIDKMIIADGEIKPIVMTNAW